From Agrobacterium tumefaciens, a single genomic window includes:
- a CDS encoding type II toxin-antitoxin system ParD family antitoxin: protein MQTAEKISITMTPEMLRLIRDTVNAGEYASTSEVVRDAMRIWQRERKEHAERLKAIRTRVRRSFDDPRPDVSGQEADAALEAALAKIDEDLDRAAS from the coding sequence ATGCAAACCGCCGAGAAAATCAGCATCACGATGACCCCCGAAATGCTGCGCCTCATCCGCGACACCGTCAATGCGGGCGAATATGCCTCTACCAGCGAGGTGGTACGTGACGCCATGCGGATATGGCAGCGCGAGCGGAAGGAACATGCGGAACGGCTCAAGGCCATTCGGACACGTGTTCGTCGCTCCTTCGATGACCCCCGCCCTGATGTGAGTGGACAGGAAGCCGATGCGGCATTGGAGGCCGCCCTTGCCAAGATTGATGAAGACCTCGACCGTGCGGCATCTTAA
- a CDS encoding DUF4242 domain-containing protein, translated as MPIFMDRHDLAGVSAADIAAAHLKDLNIQDQYGVRFLTYWFDDHRGTAFCLMDAPDAETAQCVHREAHGFIASEVVEVALSAVEAFLGRIQDPVGSGTGSRDMDAGHRAVLFTDIVGSTEMTSRLGDLMAAELIRAHDALVRGCLARRSGRVVKHTGDGIMAVFSTTPFAVDCAIDIQRAFQRYNRDNGEPIHVRIGLDCGEPVEDSNDFFGTTVQLAARLCAAADSDQILFSDRILQECGSVDVAVEGNHFRLKGFAEPVLAYRCEWLN; from the coding sequence ATGCCTATCTTTATGGACCGGCACGATCTTGCCGGAGTTTCGGCTGCAGATATCGCTGCGGCTCATCTCAAGGACCTCAACATTCAGGATCAGTATGGCGTCAGGTTTCTGACCTACTGGTTCGATGATCATCGTGGTACGGCGTTTTGCCTGATGGATGCGCCGGATGCGGAAACGGCTCAATGCGTACATCGGGAGGCGCACGGGTTTATTGCCAGCGAAGTCGTGGAAGTCGCACTTTCGGCGGTCGAAGCATTTCTGGGGCGAATACAGGATCCTGTGGGAAGCGGCACCGGTTCAAGAGACATGGATGCGGGTCACCGGGCGGTCCTCTTTACGGACATTGTCGGCTCGACGGAAATGACGTCCCGCCTGGGTGATCTGATGGCAGCTGAACTCATCAGGGCTCATGATGCGCTTGTGAGAGGATGCCTTGCGCGACGGTCAGGACGGGTGGTGAAACACACTGGTGATGGCATCATGGCGGTGTTTTCGACGACGCCCTTTGCGGTTGATTGCGCCATTGATATCCAGCGCGCCTTTCAGCGCTATAACCGGGACAATGGAGAACCGATCCACGTCCGCATCGGGCTGGACTGCGGTGAGCCGGTTGAAGACAGCAATGATTTTTTCGGCACGACAGTGCAACTGGCGGCCCGGCTTTGCGCTGCGGCAGATAGTGATCAGATCCTCTTCTCGGACAGGATTCTGCAGGAGTGTGGCAGCGTTGACGTGGCTGTGGAGGGCAATCACTTCCGGCTGAAGGGTTTTGCTGAGCCGGTTCTAGCCTACCGCTGTGAGTGGCTGAATTAG
- a CDS encoding helix-turn-helix transcriptional regulator: MPRWKKPTKEEILQNRRDIAERARLGELRLPAAVAEIRKGIGLTQEEFARVLSLTRRQVAEIETGAANPTLETLEKIGRLFGFGVGFVPRA, translated from the coding sequence ATGCCACGGTGGAAAAAGCCGACCAAAGAAGAAATACTTCAAAACCGTCGCGACATTGCCGAGCGGGCACGTCTTGGCGAATTACGCCTGCCTGCTGCAGTGGCGGAAATCCGCAAGGGCATCGGGCTGACGCAGGAGGAGTTTGCGAGGGTGCTGTCACTGACCAGGCGCCAGGTCGCAGAGATCGAAACTGGCGCCGCAAATCCGACCCTCGAAACGCTCGAAAAAATCGGCCGGCTGTTTGGATTTGGAGTTGGCTTCGTGCCCCGGGCATGA
- a CDS encoding DNA polymerase III subunit beta, with the protein MNRAIATRSLKKHARAIKGMGATALYLFGSAARDERRSSSDLDLFVDYGPAKTFSLLEQIGIKQFLEEKLAVEVDITTRNSLHPMHHGRCTPVRAADEAQDAKAINVRRKVKAT; encoded by the coding sequence ATGAACCGCGCCATTGCAACTCGAAGCTTGAAGAAGCACGCTCGTGCCATAAAAGGTATGGGCGCTACAGCCCTGTATCTATTCGGATCAGCGGCCCGTGATGAAAGACGATCCTCGAGTGACCTCGATCTCTTCGTTGATTACGGTCCGGCCAAGACGTTTTCGCTTCTTGAACAGATTGGCATCAAGCAATTCCTCGAAGAAAAGCTCGCTGTAGAGGTGGACATCACCACCCGTAACAGCCTCCATCCGATGCACCACGGGCGCTGTACACCCGTTCGAGCGGCTGACGAAGCGCAAGATGCCAAGGCGATCAACGTGCGGCGGAAGGTGAAGGCCACCTGA
- a CDS encoding type II toxin-antitoxin system RelE/ParE family toxin: MADRAEIYRFIAIRSQNRAIASDFVERIKDRCNRIGYSPLGGTPRDDLELGLRTLPFERAAVIAYKVEQETVRIGNVFNGGRDFEALYSDGNLSPEDQS; encoded by the coding sequence ATTGCCGATCGTGCGGAAATCTATCGCTTCATTGCGATCCGCAGTCAAAACCGCGCCATCGCCAGCGATTTCGTCGAACGGATTAAAGACCGGTGCAACCGCATCGGATATTCCCCGTTGGGCGGAACGCCGCGTGATGATCTGGAACTAGGATTGCGCACGTTGCCCTTTGAGCGCGCCGCCGTTATTGCCTACAAGGTCGAACAGGAAACCGTGCGTATCGGTAATGTCTTCAATGGCGGGCGCGACTTTGAAGCTCTGTATTCGGACGGAAATCTATCCCCGGAGGATCAGTCATGA
- a CDS encoding RES domain-containing protein, which produces MRYQGKLYRALNPIYAREPLSGRGAELYGGRFNPKGMPALYTSLTIMTALKEANQVGNLQPTTLVSYDADIEHVFDCREEKALQALGMDNSALADPTWRDQMKLVGEARTQTFARQLVTDGYSGLIVKRFAPGAAHDDLNCVIWKWGSAAPSSLILIDDERRLSH; this is translated from the coding sequence ATGCGTTATCAGGGGAAACTGTATAGAGCGCTCAATCCGATTTATGCACGCGAACCATTGTCCGGTCGCGGTGCCGAACTCTATGGCGGCCGGTTTAACCCGAAAGGCATGCCAGCACTCTACACATCGCTGACAATCATGACGGCATTGAAGGAAGCAAACCAGGTCGGCAACCTGCAGCCCACAACCCTGGTATCTTATGATGCCGACATCGAACATGTCTTCGACTGCCGGGAAGAGAAGGCCTTGCAAGCGCTAGGCATGGATAACAGCGCGCTCGCAGATCCGACATGGCGCGACCAGATGAAGCTAGTGGGCGAGGCAAGAACCCAAACATTCGCGCGCCAACTGGTCACCGATGGCTACAGTGGACTCATCGTGAAACGTTTCGCTCCCGGTGCCGCGCATGACGATCTCAATTGCGTCATCTGGAAATGGGGCAGCGCCGCTCCTTCCAGCCTGATACTGATCGACGACGAACGTCGTTTGTCACACTGA
- a CDS encoding DUF2384 domain-containing protein — MGLAQYADNGLFVPRKIADALRTTSEEIARTAGLGKDAIQRKDRIRSDRTQRRLREMIEIVNKVEPRFGSALIAYAWYRSEPLAGFSGQTAMQLVRDGRAEDVLDYIDAVDAGVHA, encoded by the coding sequence ATGGGCCTCGCCCAATACGCAGACAACGGACTGTTCGTACCACGCAAGATCGCCGACGCACTTCGCACAACCAGCGAAGAGATCGCCCGAACTGCAGGGCTGGGGAAAGATGCGATCCAACGCAAAGACCGTATTCGTTCTGATCGGACGCAACGACGGCTGCGCGAGATGATCGAAATCGTCAACAAAGTCGAACCACGCTTCGGCTCCGCCTTGATAGCCTACGCCTGGTATCGCTCCGAGCCGCTCGCTGGCTTTTCAGGTCAAACGGCAATGCAACTGGTCCGCGACGGTCGTGCTGAAGACGTTCTTGACTATATTGATGCCGTGGATGCCGGCGTTCACGCATAG